The following coding sequences are from one Methanosarcina sp. WWM596 window:
- a CDS encoding CxxC-x17-CxxC domain-containing protein, whose protein sequence is MGFNDRGNSYRGGRDGNRGGNGGFRGGNSGPREMTKVTCSDCGVETEVPFKPTEGRPVYCRDCLANHRKF, encoded by the coding sequence ATGGGTTTTAATGACAGAGGAAATTCTTACCGGGGTGGCAGAGACGGCAACCGTGGTGGAAATGGTGGTTTCAGAGGCGGCAACAGCGGTCCCAGAGAAATGACTAAAGTAACCTGTTCTGACTGCGGTGTTGAGACTGAAGTTCCATTCAAGCCAACCGAAGGTCGGCCGGTTTACTGCAGAGATTGTCTTGCTAACCACAGGAAGTTCTAA